A genome region from Luteitalea sp. includes the following:
- the eutM gene encoding ethanolamine utilization microcompartment protein EutM, producing MGEALGMIETKGLVAMIEAADAMVKAAKVTLVGWEKIGAGYVTAIVRGDVAAVKAATDAGAAAARRVGELVSVHVIPRPHSNLEDVLPIGKAAAASSK from the coding sequence ATGGGTGAAGCACTGGGCATGATCGAGACCAAGGGATTGGTCGCAATGATTGAGGCGGCCGATGCCATGGTCAAGGCGGCGAAGGTGACGCTGGTCGGCTGGGAGAAGATCGGCGCCGGCTACGTCACAGCCATCGTGCGTGGTGATGTTGCCGCCGTGAAGGCCGCGACCGACGCTGGCGCGGCGGCGGCCAGGCGGGTCGGCGAGCTCGTGTCGGTGCACGTCATCCCTCGTCCGCACAGCAACCTCGAGGATGTGCTGCCCATTGGCAAGGCCGCGGCGGCCTCAAGCAAGTAA
- a CDS encoding ethanolamine utilization protein EutN: protein MLLARVVGTVVATRKDERLVGSKLMVVRPVSPEGKPDAPTLVAVDTVDAGSGETVLIVTGSSARMSSGLKDCPVDAAIVAIVDTVSVGS, encoded by the coding sequence ATGCTCCTCGCCAGGGTTGTCGGGACCGTCGTCGCCACACGCAAAGACGAACGGCTGGTCGGCAGCAAGTTGATGGTCGTCCGACCCGTCAGCCCGGAGGGCAAGCCGGACGCGCCGACGCTCGTCGCGGTAGATACGGTGGACGCCGGCTCCGGCGAAACGGTGCTCATCGTCACGGGCAGCTCCGCGCGGATGTCGTCGGGCCTCAAGGATTGTCCGGTCGATGCCGCCATTGTGGCCATCGTTGATACCGTCTCGGTTGGTTCTTAG
- a CDS encoding TIGR00159 family protein: MPDTLTALLRRAPVTWWDILDILIIAVVIYEFLKLIRGTRAVQMAVGSALVVGLYFLSTAAPLQTVNWVIRNIVGYLVFAAIVLFQSDIRRALAHLGRTWLLRYVTSAETDEEALEEIVTAAAQLADRRTGAIIAVEREIGLRNYVESGIPLDATITHDLLVSVFQPASPLHDGAVILQENRVAAASCFLPLTVNPQLSTELGTRHRAAIGLTEENDAVAVVVSEETGAISLALDGTIERGLTPERLHARLRTLVVQRRSTGDRNHEPAYTI; the protein is encoded by the coding sequence ATGCCTGACACCCTCACCGCCCTGCTACGCCGAGCCCCGGTCACGTGGTGGGACATCCTCGACATTCTCATCATCGCGGTTGTCATCTACGAGTTCTTGAAGCTCATTCGTGGCACGCGAGCCGTGCAGATGGCGGTGGGCTCGGCGCTGGTCGTCGGGCTGTATTTCCTGTCGACAGCTGCGCCGTTGCAGACGGTCAACTGGGTGATCCGCAACATCGTTGGCTACTTGGTGTTTGCCGCCATCGTTTTGTTCCAGTCCGACATCAGACGCGCGCTGGCGCACCTCGGACGTACGTGGTTGCTCCGCTACGTCACCAGCGCGGAGACGGACGAGGAGGCGCTCGAGGAGATCGTGACCGCCGCCGCCCAGCTCGCCGACCGCCGAACGGGCGCCATCATTGCCGTGGAGCGCGAGATTGGACTCCGCAATTACGTGGAAAGCGGTATCCCACTCGACGCCACCATCACGCACGACCTCCTGGTGAGCGTGTTCCAACCGGCTTCGCCGCTGCACGATGGTGCCGTCATCTTGCAGGAGAATCGGGTTGCCGCCGCCTCGTGCTTCCTTCCGCTCACGGTGAACCCACAGCTCAGCACGGAGCTCGGCACGCGACACCGCGCGGCCATCGGTCTCACCGAGGAGAACGACGCCGTTGCCGTCGTGGTCTCGGAGGAAACAGGCGCCATTTCCTTGGCGCTCGATGGTACGATCGAGCGCGGCCTCACGCCCGAGAGGCTGCACGCCCGGCTGCGCACGCTCGTAGTGCAGCGGCGCAGCACCGGTGACCGAAATCACGAGCCGGCCTATACGATCTGA
- a CDS encoding ethanolamine utilization protein EutN, which translates to MQIGTVVGTVVATQKHHKIEGAKLLLVQVEEPDGSLCGTPLLAIDSVGAGVGERVLVVIEGRAAGDALGRKAAPVDAAILGIIDYVDVQER; encoded by the coding sequence ATGCAAATCGGCACCGTTGTCGGCACCGTCGTCGCCACACAGAAACATCACAAGATCGAAGGTGCGAAGCTCTTGCTCGTGCAGGTGGAGGAGCCGGATGGCTCGCTGTGCGGCACCCCGCTGTTGGCGATCGACTCGGTTGGGGCCGGCGTTGGCGAGCGTGTACTGGTCGTGATCGAAGGGCGCGCCGCTGGTGACGCGCTCGGCCGAAAGGCGGCGCCCGTCGACGCCGCCATTCTGGGTATCATCGATTATGTCGACGTACAGGAACGCTAG
- the glmM gene encoding phosphoglucosamine mutase, whose product MTRLFGTDGVRGTAGEPPLDEATILRLGAALVRVLPHEGRGRLLVGRDTRESGAWLEQAIARGVRAMGSDIQSVGVIPTPAVAYLTRTLGFDAGIVISASHNPYRDNGIKIFSGRGEKFDAPLEREIERWVFEPVSSIDWPQPMPVETIDGVAPYIEHARQVLPDVGSLRGAKIALDCANGATVAVAPRVFEALGFEVTATGDAPDGRNINLGCGSTHPERLSALVADNGYVMGAAFDGDGDRAILVDATGRIVDGDAIILLCARHLQRQGRLRGNAIVATVMSNIGLELALRDDGIDVVRCAVGDKFVCEDLLARGLSLGGEQSGHIILSDFLFTGDGIATALFVLRVMAESGRSLADLAAQFRGYPQTLVNVRVGTKRDLQAVPAVSAIMADVERRLAGRGRLLVRYSGTEPLLRIMIEGEDQSQIQAWAEEIATTARGHLS is encoded by the coding sequence ATGACACGACTGTTTGGCACTGATGGCGTACGTGGCACCGCAGGCGAGCCACCGCTCGACGAAGCCACGATCCTGCGGCTCGGGGCGGCGCTCGTACGAGTGCTGCCGCACGAAGGACGCGGTCGACTGCTCGTCGGGCGGGACACCCGCGAGTCTGGAGCCTGGCTGGAGCAGGCAATCGCGCGCGGCGTGCGGGCGATGGGCAGTGACATCCAGAGCGTGGGCGTCATCCCGACACCCGCGGTCGCGTACCTCACACGCACGCTGGGATTCGATGCGGGCATCGTCATCTCGGCATCACACAACCCCTATCGGGACAACGGGATCAAGATCTTCTCCGGCCGTGGTGAGAAGTTCGACGCGCCGCTCGAGCGCGAGATCGAGCGTTGGGTCTTCGAGCCTGTGTCGTCGATTGATTGGCCCCAGCCGATGCCGGTCGAGACCATCGACGGCGTCGCGCCGTACATCGAGCACGCCCGGCAGGTGCTGCCCGACGTAGGATCGCTCCGAGGAGCCAAGATTGCCCTCGACTGCGCGAACGGTGCGACAGTGGCGGTTGCGCCACGCGTCTTCGAGGCCCTGGGCTTCGAGGTCACGGCCACGGGTGACGCCCCCGATGGGCGCAACATCAATCTCGGGTGTGGGTCGACCCACCCGGAGCGATTGTCCGCGCTCGTCGCCGACAATGGCTACGTTATGGGCGCCGCGTTCGACGGCGACGGCGACCGCGCCATCCTGGTCGACGCCACAGGACGCATCGTCGACGGCGACGCGATCATCCTGCTCTGCGCCCGACATCTTCAGCGCCAGGGTCGGCTTCGCGGCAATGCCATCGTCGCTACCGTGATGAGCAACATTGGCTTGGAGCTGGCATTGCGCGACGATGGCATTGACGTGGTTCGTTGCGCGGTGGGCGACAAGTTCGTCTGTGAGGACCTGCTCGCCCGCGGCCTGTCGCTGGGCGGAGAGCAGTCGGGCCACATCATCCTCTCCGACTTCCTCTTCACTGGGGACGGCATCGCGACGGCGTTGTTCGTCTTGCGTGTGATGGCGGAGTCGGGGCGATCCCTGGCAGACCTCGCCGCGCAGTTCAGAGGTTATCCTCAGACGCTCGTCAACGTCAGAGTAGGGACGAAGCGTGATCTGCAGGCGGTTCCTGCCGTCTCGGCGATCATGGCGGACGTCGAGCGCAGGCTAGCCGGCCGCGGCCGGCTGTTGGTGCGCTACTCGGGAACCGAGCCGCTTCTTCGTATCATGATAGAGGGAGAGGATCAGAGCCAGATTCAGGCGTGGGCCGAGGAGATCGCTACCACGGCTCGGGGGCATTTGAGCTAA
- a CDS encoding class II aldolase/adducin family protein — MLSPEEKARAEIVEIGHRLWTRGFVASNDGNISVRLDRERILTTPKSVSKGFMTPDMMVMTDLAGTRIAGERAPSSELLMHLAVYELRPDVHAVVHAHPPKATGFAVAGIPLDRAVLAEVITTLGSIPIAEYGTPSTQELPDAVRRYIKAHDGLLLANHGALTIGAEPFNAYYKMETIEHFAHISLVARLLGREHVLSRDEVLRLQGLRGAYGIAAAAPICIDSPVADGGDAAGTTDAGEPCQRVLAPEAPGRRLVPAAGSAALSGEREIRLTYRELAALLEDAVRAFTR, encoded by the coding sequence ATGTTGAGCCCTGAGGAGAAAGCCCGCGCGGAGATCGTCGAGATCGGCCACCGCCTGTGGACACGAGGCTTTGTCGCGAGCAACGACGGCAACATCAGCGTTCGTCTGGACCGCGAGCGCATCCTGACGACCCCGAAAAGTGTGTCGAAGGGATTCATGACGCCAGACATGATGGTGATGACCGATCTTGCTGGCACGAGGATCGCCGGCGAGCGGGCGCCCTCGTCCGAGCTCCTCATGCACCTGGCCGTGTACGAGCTACGGCCGGATGTACACGCCGTCGTGCACGCGCATCCGCCAAAGGCCACCGGCTTCGCGGTCGCCGGCATTCCGCTCGACCGCGCCGTCCTCGCGGAAGTCATCACGACCCTTGGTAGCATCCCCATTGCGGAGTACGGCACACCGTCGACGCAGGAGCTGCCAGACGCGGTGCGAAGATACATCAAGGCACACGATGGCCTTCTGCTGGCCAATCACGGAGCGCTCACGATCGGCGCGGAGCCGTTCAACGCGTACTACAAAATGGAGACAATCGAGCACTTCGCGCACATCAGTCTCGTCGCGAGGCTGTTGGGCCGCGAGCATGTGCTTTCTCGGGACGAGGTCCTCCGTCTTCAGGGCTTGCGCGGAGCGTATGGCATAGCAGCAGCGGCGCCCATCTGCATCGACTCGCCAGTGGCGGACGGCGGTGACGCCGCGGGCACCACCGACGCGGGTGAGCCCTGCCAGCGCGTGCTCGCCCCTGAGGCGCCCGGCCGGCGGCTCGTGCCAGCCGCGGGCTCGGCCGCCTTGAGCGGCGAGCGCGAAATTCGACTAACATACCGCGAGCTGGCTGCGCTCCTCGAAGATGCGGTTCGGGCGTTCACGCGATGA
- a CDS encoding tetratricopeptide repeat protein — MIAGAEARPKDAEVRAEIGNLYFDAERFDEAARWYEASLELDASDPDVTTDLGVSYYYTNQPDRALSQFAQALEINPRHTKTLLNLGIVRAFAKQDLKGAAEAWQQVVALAPDSPEGRAARTALDALRSAHPEVGEERAPTSP, encoded by the coding sequence TTGATCGCCGGCGCCGAAGCGCGTCCCAAGGATGCCGAGGTGCGCGCGGAGATAGGAAATCTGTACTTTGACGCCGAGCGCTTCGATGAAGCTGCCCGTTGGTACGAAGCGTCGCTCGAGCTCGACGCGAGCGACCCGGACGTGACGACGGACCTCGGCGTGAGCTATTACTACACGAACCAGCCGGACCGCGCACTCTCCCAGTTTGCACAGGCACTGGAAATCAATCCGCGGCATACGAAGACGCTTCTCAACCTCGGTATCGTTCGAGCGTTTGCGAAGCAGGACTTGAAGGGTGCGGCCGAGGCATGGCAACAGGTCGTCGCGCTGGCGCCGGACAGCCCCGAGGGGCGGGCTGCCCGGACCGCCCTCGATGCGCTTCGTTCCGCGCATCCGGAGGTTGGGGAGGAGCGCGCCCCGACATCGCCGTAA
- a CDS encoding ethanolamine utilization protein EutN has protein sequence MRLANVVGTVVATQKDPGLAGQKLLVIQPLTPGGEPSGRALVAVDAVGAGVGERVFYVRGREASYPFLPTEVPADAAIVAIVDHTDVVLGA, from the coding sequence ATGCGACTCGCCAATGTGGTTGGGACCGTGGTCGCGACGCAGAAGGACCCGGGGCTCGCCGGGCAGAAGCTGCTCGTTATCCAGCCGCTCACACCGGGCGGCGAGCCGAGCGGGCGGGCGCTGGTTGCGGTCGATGCCGTGGGCGCGGGCGTGGGCGAGCGCGTGTTCTACGTTCGCGGCCGAGAGGCTTCGTATCCGTTCCTGCCCACGGAGGTTCCCGCGGATGCCGCCATCGTGGCGATCGTCGACCATACGGATGTGGTTCTTGGTGCTTAG
- the folP gene encoding dihydropteroate synthase — MGVLNVTPDSFSDGGLYFDHDRALTAALAMIDDGADIVDVGGESTRPGARDVDEAEERRRVVPLVAKLAPHASVPISVDTTKAGVARAALDAGATIVNDISGLRQDAALGDVAARAGAALILMHMRGTPHDMYARAVYRSVPEEVAAELRWSLAAAVARGVSREAVILDPGIGFAKRAEHSWQILSHLDHPALLTLDRPWLVGPSRKSFLEQATGECPSATREWATAAAVTTAVLLGAHIVRVHSVREMTAVVRAADLVRRCREQAKQV; from the coding sequence ATGGGTGTGCTCAACGTCACGCCGGACTCCTTCTCTGACGGCGGCCTCTACTTCGACCACGATCGCGCGCTGACCGCCGCACTGGCCATGATCGACGACGGTGCAGATATCGTCGACGTTGGCGGCGAATCGACGCGCCCAGGCGCGCGCGACGTGGACGAAGCCGAGGAGCGGCGGCGCGTCGTCCCGCTCGTCGCCAAGCTGGCGCCCCACGCGAGCGTGCCGATCTCGGTGGACACCACCAAGGCCGGTGTCGCGCGAGCGGCGCTCGATGCCGGCGCCACCATCGTGAACGACATCAGTGGCTTACGGCAGGATGCCGCGCTCGGCGACGTCGCAGCGCGTGCGGGTGCTGCCCTGATTCTCATGCACATGAGGGGCACGCCGCACGACATGTATGCACGGGCGGTCTACCGCTCGGTGCCGGAAGAGGTCGCCGCCGAGCTTCGATGGAGCCTGGCTGCAGCGGTTGCTCGCGGCGTGTCGCGCGAGGCGGTGATCCTCGATCCGGGCATTGGCTTTGCCAAACGGGCAGAGCATAGCTGGCAAATACTCAGCCATCTCGACCACCCGGCCCTCCTGACGCTCGATCGACCCTGGTTGGTTGGCCCGTCCCGTAAGTCCTTCCTCGAGCAGGCGACCGGAGAGTGTCCTTCAGCGACACGTGAATGGGCAACGGCCGCCGCCGTAACGACCGCCGTCCTGCTCGGAGCACACATCGTCCGAGTCCACTCGGTCCGGGAAATGACCGCCGTCGTTCGGGCCGCAGACCTGGTGCGCCGGTGTCGGGAGCAGGCAAAGCAGGTTTGA
- a CDS encoding pyridoxine 5'-phosphate synthase, with protein MRLAVNIDHIATIREARRAREPQPVAAALAAEMAGAEGITIHLRGDRRHIQERDLELLREVVTTKLNVEMAVTAEMLQIALRVRPDQVTLVPEQPNEVTTQGGLDVGAHNQAIKDMTRQLTDAGIRVSLFIDADPEQVRRARQTGAQAIEINTGPYADAREAARPQEFARIADVARLAARGEVEVLAGHGLNYFNVRPIVAIPEIVELNIGHAIVARAALVGFDRAVREMAALVLR; from the coding sequence ATGAGGCTCGCCGTCAACATCGACCACATCGCGACGATCCGGGAGGCCAGGCGTGCTCGTGAGCCGCAGCCCGTGGCTGCGGCGCTTGCAGCGGAAATGGCCGGTGCCGAGGGGATCACCATCCACCTGCGCGGGGATCGGCGGCACATTCAAGAGCGCGATCTGGAGCTGCTCCGTGAGGTCGTCACGACGAAGCTGAACGTCGAGATGGCGGTCACGGCTGAAATGCTGCAGATTGCGCTGCGGGTGCGCCCGGATCAGGTCACGCTCGTTCCCGAACAGCCGAATGAGGTGACCACGCAGGGTGGCCTGGACGTGGGAGCACACAACCAAGCCATCAAGGACATGACCCGTCAGCTAACCGATGCGGGCATCCGCGTCAGTTTGTTCATCGACGCTGACCCAGAGCAGGTGCGACGCGCTCGGCAAACCGGTGCACAGGCGATCGAGATCAACACCGGACCATATGCCGACGCCCGCGAAGCCGCGCGACCGCAAGAGTTCGCCCGTATTGCGGATGTGGCGCGTCTTGCAGCCCGCGGCGAGGTCGAGGTGCTTGCGGGCCACGGCTTGAACTACTTCAACGTACGTCCAATCGTGGCGATCCCAGAGATTGTCGAGCTCAACATCGGTCACGCCATCGTCGCGCGCGCCGCGCTGGTCGGGTTCGACCGTGCCGTGCGCGAGATGGCGGCCCTGGTGTTACGCTGA
- a CDS encoding YHS domain-containing protein, translating to MRFVPRIRRLGRSAPRHRRNERLGVSLTGWILRILLLLLLIRLVWRLVARVRHALSQGARSSPTSAALARDPVCGTHVLPERAVALQSGGETKYFCSEACRQAWKKHKKVASGQ from the coding sequence ATGCGCTTCGTTCCGCGCATCCGGAGGTTGGGGAGGAGCGCGCCCCGACATCGCCGTAACGAAAGGCTGGGTGTATCACTGACCGGCTGGATTCTGCGCATTCTGCTGTTGTTGCTCCTGATTCGCCTGGTGTGGCGTCTGGTGGCGAGGGTGCGGCACGCCCTGAGCCAAGGAGCGCGGAGCTCACCGACGTCGGCTGCCCTGGCCCGCGACCCGGTGTGCGGCACTCATGTCTTACCTGAGCGGGCCGTTGCACTGCAGTCCGGCGGGGAGACGAAGTACTTTTGTTCCGAGGCATGCCGTCAAGCATGGAAGAAGCACAAGAAAGTGGCCAGTGGTCAGTGA